The Polaribacter sp. Q13 sequence CATTTTCTGGGTGAACCGCAATTAAAGTTGGTACTCCAAATCCTCTTTTATACTCTTCTCTAACTTCAGAACCTGGAGACTTAGGCGCCACCATAATTACAGTTAAATCTTTACGAACTTGCATCCCTTCTTCAACGATATTAAAACCGTGAGAGTAAGATAATGTAGCTCCTTTTTTCATTAATGGCATTACTGCATTTACAACATTTGTATGTTGTTTATCTGGCGTTAAATTAATTACCACGTCTGCACTTGGTAACATTTCTTCATAACTACCAACTTCAAAATTATTTGAAGATGCATTTATATAAGACTGTCTCTTTTGATCGATAGCAGCCTGTCTTAAAGTATAAGAAATATCTAAACCAGATTCTCTCATATTTAAACCTTGGTTTAAACCTTGTGCTCCACAACCTACAATAACAATTTTCTTCCCTTTCAATGCTTCTACTCCGTCTTCAAATTCTGAAGCGTCCATAAAACGACATTTTCCTAATTGCTCTAATTTTTCTCTTAATGTTAATGTGTTAAAATAATTTGACATTTTTATTGTTTTTGTTTGTTGATTAAAGCAAAGATAAAAGAGAACAGAATAACGTTTTAAACACCTTCTTTCTATTCTCTAAAATCTATACTCTTTTATCTTTATTTAGTTGTTGTATGTTTCTAGTAATGCTGATATTTTCATTTCGTCTTTAGTAACAGCAATACGACCTGAACGGGTAAATTGCATAATACCAAAAACACTTAATTCTTTGTATAATAAATCAATTTCTTCTTTTTTTCCTGATTTTTCAATTACAAAAAACTCTTTATTTACAGTAACTATTCTTGAGTTACTATCTTTAATAATGTTTTGAATTTGGCGTTCATCAAATAATAAATTAGATTTCACCTTAAACATGCAAGATTCTTGATAAATAGTATCATCATCCTTATGATAATACGCCTTAATAACCTCTACTTGTTTTTCTATCTGACCAATAATTTTTTTCATATTTACTTCTGTCATATTCACAACAATAGTAAATCTAGAAACACCTTCAATTTCTGA is a genomic window containing:
- the ilvN gene encoding acetolactate synthase small subunit: MSEDKQLYTVSIYTENNIGLLNRISAIFQRRHINIESLNTSPSEIEGVSRFTIVVNMTEVNMKKIIGQIEKQVEVIKAYYHKDDDTIYQESCMFKVKSNLLFDERQIQNIIKDSNSRIVTVNKEFFVIEKSGKKEEIDLLYKELSVFGIMQFTRSGRIAVTKDEMKISALLETYNN